In a single window of the Globicephala melas chromosome 10, mGloMel1.2, whole genome shotgun sequence genome:
- the LOC132598023 gene encoding uncharacterized protein, which produces MGTGWVQRKRLCFAVSRSRKLIARLLPVARSQRQFRRCKQLPRANHLGARLRVASPRLRTVPTPSAPCPRRDRLQVGKSNPSEMGNSRPNNVKPDGVERGQGRDGREMNQAGKVPPRVRARGATARSAPEGAPPYLEKPQDVGYHAGDRTPRSPNHSNYFLGLDENRRLAVGAAHFGGVLLDERLDESERLFERISVPGTSVQDPRSQRHVGQQVGIAVDLVQGVEHRFQPVDPVLPLDVAAGHSAGTLRVHREQPPEGDVPLDPNGVRGVHLLAARRRRRQRAQKHLQHAAGKLHQSQGAEQLPQLDRAAPAAAAVAAALEGTVAGPRESWPLGVSSSGEAQGLLRARRVGAPGEGQPARVGGPAAPASLGRRALSGSPASAPRSSSRSVACSSSSPTAQHWGESEDGYRFKCAFGSLSSSAHSLPPSLALRLSPPFPAPTLPTVLQHHAGRGCVLRGYCGRSRMK; this is translated from the exons ATGGGCACAGGGTGGGTGCAGAGAAAGCGATTGTGCTTCGCAGTTAGCAGGAGTAGAAAGCTGATCGCCCGGCTCCTGCCAGTGGCCAGATCGCAAAGGCAGTTTAGACGGTGCAAACAACTGCCCAGAGCAAATCACCTGGGGGCACGTCTGCGGGTGGCTTCTCCCCGCTTGAGGACAGTCCCCACGCCTTCCGCCCCATGCCCTCGCAGAGACAGGTTACAGGTCGGGAAATCCAACCCGAGCGAAATGGGCAATTCACGTCCAAAT AATGTCAAGCCGGATGGAGTGGAGCGCGGACAGGGGAGAGATGGAAGGGAAATGAATCAAGCAGGGAAAGTACCTCCTcgggtgag AGCGCGGGGAGCTACGGCGCGCTCTGCCCCGGAGGGAGCGCCCCCCTACCTGGAAAAGCCTCAGGATGTTGGCTACCATGCTGGAGACCGAACTCCCCGAAGCCCCAATCACTCCAACTACTTTCTCGGGCTTGACGAAAACCGGAGGCTCGCCGTTGGTGCAGCGCACTTCGGAGGTGTCCTTCTGGATGAGCGCCTGGACGAAAGTGAGCGACTGTTCGAGCGCATAAGTGTCCCTGGAACGAGTGTCCAGGATCCGCGCTCCCAGCGTCACGTTGGGCAGCAGGTTGGGATCGCTGTTGATCTGGTCCAGGGCGTAGAGCATCGCTTCCAGCCTGTGGATCCCGTTCTCCCTCTTGATGTCGCCGCAGGGCACTCCGCTGGGACCCTTCGCGTGCACCGGGAACAGCCCCCCGAGGGTGACGTCCCCCTCGATCCGAATGGAGTGCGGGGCGTACATCTCCTggccgcgcgccgccgccgccgccagcgcgCACAGAAGCACCTCCAGCACGCAGCAGGGAAACTTCATCAAAGTCAGGGCGCGGAGCAGCTTCCCCAGCTGGACCGTGCTGCTCCCGCGGctgcggcggtggcggcggcactGGAGGGGACGGTGGCGGGCCCGCGGGAGTCCTGGCCCCTTGGGGTGAGCTCCTCCGGTGAAGCCCAGGGTCTCCTGCGGGCGAGGAGGGTAGGGGCGCCCGGGGAAGGGCAGCCGGCGAGGGTGGGGGGTCCCGCGGCGCCTGCCAGCTTGGGGCGCCGTGCGCTCTCGGGTTCCCCGGCCAGCGCGCCGCGCTCGAGCTCGCGCTCGGTGGCTTGCAGCTCGAGCTCTCCAACAGCCCAGCACTGGGGAGAGAGCGAGGATGGCTATCGCTTTAAATGCGCGTTcggctccctctcctcctccgcccactccctcccaccctcgctcgctctcaggctctccccacccttcccagcgCCCACCCTCCCCACGGTTTTGCAACATCACGCAGGGAGGGGCTGCGTGCTGAG GGGTTACTGTGGCCGGAGCCGGATGAAGTAA